The region AGCGCCAGGCTGCGGGTCTGCACCCCGCTGGTCTGCGCGAATCGGGCGAACTCCGGCCCGAGACCGCTGGTGAGTACACGCGCTACTTCGTCTTGGTCGTAGCGGTGGCTGGTCAATGCAACCGCAGTGCCTGCGATGTGCGGAGCGCCGGTGCGCTGCTCCGCGATGTGCTCCATGGAGATGGAGTGGGTTGTATCCGTCATACCCACCTATACGGAGCAGCCCGGCCAAAGATTCAAAACAACGGCTAATAAGTGACGCTAAACACTTCTTTTCTCGAACCGAGCCAATTCATTGCCGGTGTCCAGCGTGTTCGCAGGTAGAGGCGGATAATTTATTCGCCTGTGAATTCGGGTTTGCGTTTTTCGAACGTCGCTTTGAGACCCTCAGCCAAGTCTTTTGACGGCAGAAAAGCCGAATTCCATGCCGCCACGTAGCGCAGGCTCTCCGAGACGCGGGCGATGCGTTGCTGATCCAGCACGTCCTTGACGCCGTTGACCACCAGCGGCGGATTGCCGGCGATTTCGGCCGCCGTCGCGTGCGCCGCGGCCAGCGAGGCCGCCGCGTCGGGGTGGACGTCGTTGACAAGACCGATCTTCTCGGCGCGCGCGGCGTCGATGTCCTTGCCCGTCAGGGCCAACTCACGCAGGTGCCCGTCGTTCAGGATCAACGGCAGCCGCGCCAGGCTGCCCACGTCGGCGACGATGGCCAGCTTGACCTCGCGCACCGAGAATTTCGCGTCCGCACTGGCGTAGCGGATGTCGACGGCCGAGATCAGGTCGACGCCGCCGCCGATGCACCAGCCGTGTACCGAGGCGATGGTCGGGGTGCGGCAGTCGGCGACCGCGTTGATCGCGCCCTGCATCCGCAGGATGGTCTGGTGGAAGTCGGCTCTCGGCCGCGCCGACGCGCCGCCGGCGAGCACCTCGGAGAGCGACCCGCCCATCGCGGGCAGGTCCAACCCGTAACTGAAGTGTTTTCCCGAACCGGTCAGCACGATCGCCCGCACGTCCCGATCGGCGTCGAGGCTAGCGAACACCTCGGGCATCTCGGCCCAGAATGCCGGTCCCATCGCGTTGCCCTTACCGGGACCGACCAGCGTCACCTGTGCGACGTGCTTCTCGATGTCGACGGTGACGGATTCATAGGTTTCGCCCATGAACTCAAGAGGCTAGCCACCTAGCGGGGCGGCGTTCCCATCAGCACCTCGCTGACCGTTGCCGAGGGCAGGAACTGGCAGGCGGCTTCGACGAGCATCTGCCCGACGGACTCGCCGTTGGGACCGAGCGGGTTGTTCTCCTGCGCCAGGATTGCGCGGATGACGGCCAGTCGGGTGGCCTCGTCGAGCTTGTTGAACTCCTCGCACTTCATGGTCAGCGCGTTGGGCGGTGCGGGCACTTCGGGAACGTCGGTGTTGCGCGGGAAGCCGGGGAATGGAATGTCCGGTAGCGGGATGCCGGGCAACCCTGGTATCGACGTGGTCCGCGGCTCTCTCGTGGTGGACGCAATGGGCGGCCCCGGTTCGGTGGTCATCGCGACGGTACCGGGCGTGGTGCGCTCGCAGCCGGCGGTCAGGCCGACGGTCACCAGCGCGGCCGCTGCCACCAAAACGTGCGTCCTCATCCCGGCAACGATATGCGTTGGGGCGTCGTAGCGTGAGCTCATGCATGACGATCTGCGCCCTGGACCCGATTCACCGCCGACCGACGAACTGCGGAGCGCCGAGAAGGCTTTCGCGGTGCTGCAGCACGTGCTGCACGGGCTCGCCAAAGAAGACGAGTCGAAGCAGACGCCGTGCCGCGAATTCAACGTCGCGCAACTGACCGACCACCTGTTGAAGTCGATCACTGTGATCGGCGGTGCGGCGGGCGCGCAGATTCCCGAACGTGACAGTTCCGATTCGGTGGAACGTCAGGTGGTGATGGCGGGCCGGCCTGCGCTGGACGCATGGCACAAACGCGGTCTCGACGGCACAGTGCCGTTCCAGTCGGGGGAGGCGCCCGCGAAGATGATGGCAGGCGTTCTGTCGCTGGAATTCCTGGTGCACGCTTGGGATTACGCGAAGGCGACAGGCCGCGAGGTGGACGCGCCGGATTCGCTTTCGGATTACGTGCTGGGCCTCGCCAAGTCGATCATCACGCCGGACGGCCGGACCAGGGCTGGGTTCGACGACCCGGTCGATGTGGCGATGGACGCCCGCGCGATGGATCGGTTGGTCGCTTACACCGGCAGGCAGCCGAACTAGCGCTGCCAGCCCGTGGCGAAGGCCAGAAACGCGTCGTTCTCGTGCGGAGCGGCGATGGTGACGCGCACGCCGTCGTCGCCGTAGGGGCGGACGATCACGCGGGCGTTCGCGCAATCGTTTGCGAACTCCTGGGCGCGGCCGGGCAACGGCAGCCAGACGAAGTTGGCCTGCGACGGCGGCACGGTATAGCCGGCGTCGCGCAGTGCGGCGGTGACGCGGGCGCGTTCGGCGACGACGGAGTCGGTGCGCGCAAGCAGTTCGTCGGCGGCGTCCAGGCATGCGATCGCGGCGGCTTGCGAGATGCTGGTCGCGGTGAACGGCACGTAGACCTTGCCGAGCGCGGTGATGATGTCCGGGTCGCCGACCGCGTAGCCGATCCGCAGCCCCGCCAGCCCGTAGGCTTTCGAAAACGTCCGCAGCACAACGACATTGCTGTGCTTGCGGACGAGTCCGAAGCTGTCCGGCAGCATGCCGTCACGGATGTACTCGACGTAGGCCTCGTCAAGAGCGATCAGGATGTGCGGCGGCACGGCCTCGACGAACCGGGCCAGCTTGTCAGGGTCGACGACGGTGCTGGTCGGGTTGTTCGGATTGCAGACGAAGATCAACCGCGTGCGGTCGGTGATGGCGGCCAGCATCGCGTCGAGGTCGTAGGTGTAGTCGGTCAGCGGCACCTGCACCGGTGTGGCTCCCGCGGTGCGGACCTGCAACGGGTAGATCTCGAAGCTGCGCCAACCGAACAGCACTTCGTCGCCGACGGTCGAGGTGATCTGGATCAACTGCTGGCACAGGCTGACCGATCCGCAGCCCACAGAGATGTGCTCCGGGGCGAAATCGACATGCTTGGCCAACCGGTCCTTGAGTTCGACGTACCCGTTGTCGGGGTAGCGGTTGATGTTGTCGGCGGCCTTCTCGATCGCGGCCCGCACGCTGGGCAGCGGAGCGTGCACCGTCTCGTTGCTCGCGATCTTGATCGCACCCGGCACGGTCTTGCCCGGGGTGTAGGCGGGCAGATCTGCGAGTTCGGGACGAAGACGGGCGCTCACCCGACCAGTTTATGGGTGGCTCACCTGCGCTTTGCCTTCGGCTGTAGGCCATGTGTACTCTGTCGGATCGGCGGTAAACCGTCGGGAGGCGTGCCAGAGCGGCCGAATGGGGCTCACTGCTAATGAGTTGTCGCCCTCAAAGGCGACCGGAGGTTCAAATCCTCTCGCCTCCGCGCCGGCTCACGCAGCCAGCACAACTGAATATGCGCATGCGCCCGTAGCTCAACGGATAGAGCATCTGACTACGGATCAGAAGGTTAGGGGTTCGAATCCCTTCGGGCGCGCTCACTTTTCTGTATTCATGTCCGCGCGTCGCGTCAGATGACGGTGAACGAGTCGCCCGTGAGAAGGAAGCCCGCGTCGGACGACGTGCAGGTCAGTCCATCAACGGCGGACGTGCACGTGACCGTGCGCCCCGGCGAGAGTTCGGCGGTCACGGACTGTCCGTAGTCCAACGTGTGCGGCGAGTCGAATCCGACGCCCTGGACCATGGTTGCGCAGGGCTGCGGGCGGTCCTTGAAGAAGCCGAATCGGCTGGTGCGGCCCTGTTCCACGCCGGGATAGAAACCGCAGAGCGCGCTGTCGGCGACGGTGTCAACCCCTCCGGTCTGGCAGGCCAGCGACCCGTCCCCGACGCGGCACTGGATCTGACCGCCCGGTGTGGCAAACGAGTGGTAGTACGCGTCCTCGACGAACTCCGTGAGCGGCCGCGACACAGCGGTGTCCGAGGTGGTGCTCGGTGCCGGTGGCTCGCTCGTCGTGTCAGCAGCAGGTTCAGCCGACGCACGCGAACACCCCGTGGTGATGGCGAGGACGGCAAGCACCACGGCGGTCGGTTTCATCGCTGCTCCTCAAACTGGGGCTGTGCGGTCGAGCATCTCACTGCCTCAGCTGGACTGGGCGACATAGAGCCGATTGCCGTCGAGGTCTCGGAAACTGAACATGAGTGGTGCCGTTTCCCAGTCGAGGAGATCGCCCACCTCGAGTCCCTTTGCGGCGAGCGCCGTGTGGGCGGCGCGGGCGTCGGACGTGATGAGTCGGATACCCGTGTCGATTCCCGTCGGAAGCTGGTCCCCGTTGGCGACGAGCGCGAGCGCAGGGCCACCCGACGACGGCGCCAGTTCGATCCAGCGAAAGCCCGGCTGCAGCTCGGCGTCCATCGTGGTGGTGAAGCCCATGTCCTCGTATAGCGCCTTCGACCGATCCTGATCGCGGACGGGCACGGCGACGCACTGGAGCTTGGTGAATAGTTCTTCTGTCATATCGGTGATGACCGGGATGCGGGCGAGAACTCATCGCATCAGTAGCGCCGTGCCCGGGCCAAGCCGGATTGCAGTAGTGCACTACTGGCCCCGCCACTCCAACCTGAGGCGACGATCTTCTCGCGCGAAGCGTCGCACCCAGTCCGGTGGTCCTCGCTTCGCCGGAAGGGGGACGATCATGAGTTGCAAGGGTTTTGCCATCCGAAATTCGGTTCACCGCCAACTCGTCGCGGGAGGCGCCGTCGTCAGCGCAGGCATCCTCGTGTTGGGAATGGTCGCAGCACCTCCGAGACCCCTAGGGCCGCCTAGTGCGAGTACCGAATCTCGATCGGTGCAGCTGGCATCCATCGCCTTCCCGACACTGCAACCAGCTGCGCTTGTCAAGGATTTCATCGAAAATCCGGGCCGAATCGTGGGGCTCATCGCTCCCCTGACCCGCGGAGGCGCTGCGCCGAGCGGGCCCCAGGACGCGACGAGTGGATCCGGCGGGACGAGCACACCGCTGACGCTGCAAGCGGTGTCAGACCCGGCGACGGACGGGCCAGTGACAAGCAACGCCACGCTGGCGGCTAGCACCGGTGAGATCGGGAACATTGTGACAACCGTTCTCGCACAGCTGATTTTGGCGCCGATTGTGTTTGCGTTCTTCGGCGCCATCCTCCTCATCGCGGCGATCCAAAGCTTCTTCAACGGCGCAGATTCTTGCTGCGCGTCGACGTTGGCGAGTGAAACTCCGCTGCGTGAGGTTGCCACTACGAGTCTCGCGCAGGTGGAGCCAGAGGTGACCGAGCCTGACCTCCAGAAGCCCTCTTTAACGAAGCACGCCACCGGAGCTGACCAGGCGACGCCGGCCGGAAAGAAGCGCGCGACCGAGGCCGATCAGGCCACGTCCTCTGAAGAGAAGCGCGTCAAGAAGTCTGACCAGGGCGCGTCCGCGAAGGAAGATGCCGCCGCGGGTGCCGACCAGGCGTCGACGGAGAAGAAGCGCACGCCGAACGCAAAGCAGGCGGCGTCCGATGAGAAGACTGCCGGCGCAGAGGAAGCGGCGCCGAGCAAGCAGCGCGGCAACGGTCACCAACCGAAGTCGAGCAAGCGCGATGACAAAGACAAGGCGTCAACACATTCGGCGAAGCGGGCCGATTCTGCGGCGGGAGAAGGTTCGTCGTCCTAGTTCGCCTCATGAGGATGGCCGCCCCGCACATGGCGAGGCGGCCATCGTTCTCCGCAGCACCTTTGCTGAACTACGGAGTGGCTGCGTCCACGGCGTCGTCGAAGTCACCAGCGACGTCGCCCCAGTGGCCCGGAGGCACATCCTCGAACGGGTTGTCGATGTCGACCGTCGACCCGTCGGGAAGCCCGAATGTGATCTGAGGCTGCTGCTTCAGCTGACCCGGGGCGATCCCGAGGTCACGACCGACCTGGCCGGGTGGTTGGGTGAAGTCGGTGTCGCTCGGCACCGGGTTCGGATCCTGGTGCTTCGGGTCCGCTTGGGCCGCACCTGCGACCCCCAGCGTGGCAGCGCCGAGTGCACCGGTCAGCACAGCTGTTCCTGCGATCTTCTTGACGTTCATGCTTCTCTCCTTCCGTCCATCACCGCCGTGCGGCGACGGACTTGTATTCGATGGCATGACCCCCCACAGGTGCGCTACCCGGCGGTTCCGGGAAGGCAAACACAACTGAGGAAGTTTTGCGTCAATCGGACAGCGCGGGTTAGGGCATCGCTGGGATTCTTGGATTGCGCAGCTAAGCAATGGCTTTCGACCACAACGTGGACTTCTGTATACATCTAGTCATTACTCGCTTTGAAAATTCGAGTACCGATGTACTCGATCTCCCCATCTGTTTTTCGGACACGCTATTAACAGGGGGCCGCGCAGTCGCGGGATGACGGGGGGACTAACGATGAATTCACCGTGTATCGGTACCTGTCGTCGCGCAGCAGCCGTGCTGACATTCGTTTGCGTAATCTGTTTGACTGCGCTTTTCGCTGGGATGGTCCCGGCGCTCGCCGACGATCCGACGTACGAACCGGCAGATACCACAACTGAAACGACCTCTTTTACGCCGCAGGAGTCGGTAGCGTCGGCTGTCACGGAACCAGTCGTGACTTCGGAGGTTGTGCCGGCGACGGGGGAGATGACGGTAACTGCCGAGGCAACCTCAACAG is a window of Mycobacterium sp. 3519A DNA encoding:
- a CDS encoding TIGR03086 family metal-binding protein, producing MHDDLRPGPDSPPTDELRSAEKAFAVLQHVLHGLAKEDESKQTPCREFNVAQLTDHLLKSITVIGGAAGAQIPERDSSDSVERQVVMAGRPALDAWHKRGLDGTVPFQSGEAPAKMMAGVLSLEFLVHAWDYAKATGREVDAPDSLSDYVLGLAKSIITPDGRTRAGFDDPVDVAMDARAMDRLVAYTGRQPN
- a CDS encoding pyridoxal phosphate-dependent aminotransferase; translated protein: MSARLRPELADLPAYTPGKTVPGAIKIASNETVHAPLPSVRAAIEKAADNINRYPDNGYVELKDRLAKHVDFAPEHISVGCGSVSLCQQLIQITSTVGDEVLFGWRSFEIYPLQVRTAGATPVQVPLTDYTYDLDAMLAAITDRTRLIFVCNPNNPTSTVVDPDKLARFVEAVPPHILIALDEAYVEYIRDGMLPDSFGLVRKHSNVVVLRTFSKAYGLAGLRIGYAVGDPDIITALGKVYVPFTATSISQAAAIACLDAADELLARTDSVVAERARVTAALRDAGYTVPPSQANFVWLPLPGRAQEFANDCANARVIVRPYGDDGVRVTIAAPHENDAFLAFATGWQR
- a CDS encoding VOC family protein, whose amino-acid sequence is MTEELFTKLQCVAVPVRDQDRSKALYEDMGFTTTMDAELQPGFRWIELAPSSGGPALALVANGDQLPTGIDTGIRLITSDARAAHTALAAKGLEVGDLLDWETAPLMFSFRDLDGNRLYVAQSS
- a CDS encoding crotonase/enoyl-CoA hydratase family protein, whose product is MGETYESVTVDIEKHVAQVTLVGPGKGNAMGPAFWAEMPEVFASLDADRDVRAIVLTGSGKHFSYGLDLPAMGGSLSEVLAGGASARPRADFHQTILRMQGAINAVADCRTPTIASVHGWCIGGGVDLISAVDIRYASADAKFSVREVKLAIVADVGSLARLPLILNDGHLRELALTGKDIDAARAEKIGLVNDVHPDAAASLAAAHATAAEIAGNPPLVVNGVKDVLDQQRIARVSESLRYVAAWNSAFLPSKDLAEGLKATFEKRKPEFTGE